The DNA region GCATCTGTCATCCCTGGAGCTCTGCAGGACTGGGAAGTAGCCAGGTCGTGCTCCAAGATTTGTTTTCCACTCACTGTACATGGCAAGGTAAAAGCCTCATTCGCTTCCTCCTGCAGGGTCACTTCAGGACAGAGGTGTGCAGTGCCAGCCCTCGACAAGCTCACCAACTGGACAGTCATACTTACAGTGCCCATGTTCTTGTGGGGACCCAGCAAGCTACCCGAAGCTGGCTTCTTGGAGAGAACAGAGTTCCTGATGAATGCTGGCAAGAGTCCTTTAAGAGCATCATCCTCCAGATCATCTGCCCAGTTCTGTCCCacaaaataatgagaaaagcCCTTTAACCAGCATGATCTGCTGAATTTGGTCCACATACAGAGAACACTAACAACACAGACAGCTATTTAGGGTAATGGTTACTGCTGTACCACATGTCAGGCCAAAGAACAGCAGCTTCCAGCCTCCCACCGGGGCTCATGTGGAACAGTGCCTGGAAGGCAGGACATTCCACCTAGCAAGGCTGGGAGAATGGCACCCTTAGCTGACCTCACAGCCCTTATGGTCAGCCCCACATTGAATTTGCCAAGCACATCTGAGGCAGGATAATCAGCAAGAAGCACATGGatccctgccctccctctcccacccaaTTCCAGGAGGCCTGAGGCAGCAATACAGTATTGCTTGACAGTCTCTTAGAAAAGCACTTTGAAGCATGTACTGTGGTTCTATAGATTGGACGGTCTACAGTCATACCATCTCTGACATGGAGAAAATGGGTCCTTTATCCCAAGCTTATTAACAGCAGAATCAAAAGAGTTCATACAGAAAATCAAGATTAGTCCTTTTACCTCCACTGTTTCCTTCAGAACTTTCTTTGCCAGATTTACCACGGGAAGTCTGTAAGAAGCCCAAGGAGTAAATCAGCAGAGATTTATTGTTCAAGTGGAGCTGGCAAGGACAGACAAGGCCAAGCAAATGACGACAAAACTTGCAGCACGACATCAGGCAGCTGGAGAGCTATCTGATCTCACACAGCAACTTCCAAAGAAGTGAGACTTTGATCTCCTTtagaagcagaaagaggagggaaaactCACGGCTTTTTATCCAGCTTCTGCCTTTTTGCAGGGTTGAAGAGAGATCTGCAGGGCTCGTGTTCAGGGGTGTCCACATCAAAAGTAGCATCCAGATTGATCTCATCACTGTGGGCCGGACGGTGGAGCTTCGGGTGCCGCATTTCTACGGGAGCGGGGCTACAAGGCCATGCAAAGTGTCAGCCATCAGGAGGCCACCGCCTGCCACCCAACAGATGAGAGGAAGACAGAGCTGCACACTACGCAACTGAGTTGCAAGACAGCAGTGGGACCAGGATCAGAGACCCATTCTGCTTACAAGTCAAAGAAAGGACAATCTGAATCCCAGAGTTTATAGTCAATGTCCCAAACTACTGTTCACCCTCAAATGGCGTGTGCTATAACAGCAGCACCCAGAGCACAGGCAAACATGCTGGCACACTGCTGCTCTGTGTACACAACCCAGCTTGCTGTACTGGGGTAATAGCACAGCCTCCTCACAAGAAAATTTTTCAGGCTAGGTTCCTCTGCCTGGCTAAGATCTCCAGGCACACTCACTAGAAGGCCAACTCCAAGGCAAATAGAAGAGCAGCTTTAGGGATACTTCCCTGGCAGGACATAGTGACAAAGAGTTTGTCAAAACCTAGCCCATTCTTCCACCCCATGCTGACCCAAACCCTCCAAAACACACACTTTTTCCAGGTAAACCAAACAGCACCTTgtcagcaacaagaaaaaaaccgaAGTAGGATACGAGGAGCAAAAAGACCATGCTACTGCAATGCCTGCCAGACTAGCATGTCTGTTTCCCCAGCTAGTTAAACTGTCAACTCTTACTTTTGATCTGCCATCTCCATCCTTGGCCTGTATCTGAGGATGCACTTCACTAACCTTTCAAAGACTAGTCGACTGAGTGTCTCTCTGGTTACAGATGGGACCTTCAGAGTATCCTGCAGGATGTCTATCTTTTTCTTCAAACtctggagggaaaagggaaagcagaCAGCAAGACAAGGAAAGATTTAGTAGCAGATACCTTGCCCCTTTTCCATAAATCAGCATCAGGTGGAGCTCAGAGGGGGGACAAATAAGAGAGGTAAGGTGGGCTGGGTAACCCAGTCACTGAGCAAAAGCCAGCATAACTTCTGGCTTTGCAGCTGCAGGCCATGGCCAGCTGCCAGTTACTGCAGACTAGGGAATGATATTCTCACCAAGATCTCCTTGTCTGCATTCTTCAGATCCTTCTGGGTACTTTTTAACTCCTCCTTTGTCTTCTCCAACTCTGAAACAGTTTTATGCAGCTGCAGAataaacccccccccaaacagcagAGTGCTGGTTACAACACATAGATAAGGGAGACTGCAGATCCCCTGTGAGAACAGTATGCTCTGCAGCACATGCTACTTTCTGCTGTTTAAGGGCTCAATTTTCCTGTGGCAGTCTGACCAATCTCTCCTGTATCAGAGCAACCGAACGCCTGCCCATTTCCTCGAGCTGCCTGCAGAGGGATCTCCAGGGCTGCTTGCCCAACACAAACCTTCCTATAGCATTTTCCAAGCATTTATGCCTGCCTGATGGTGACAGCTTTTCCCCGCTCTAACACTTGGTGGCTGCATTCTGAATTCCTGCAGGACTTTGGACACACCAGAGCACAGGAATTACAAACCACAGGCTGGAGGATGGTTATGCATCAGCAGTACTGGCACATGGACAAGCCTGATTCAACAGGGAAGCATGCCAGAACCAGGGGTCGAGAAGTGGACTGATACCACATCAGAGACTTGTGGGTTCAGGAGTCTGGGCCAGCCCACAAAGTGTCGGTACAGTCACCTCTCCGTCAGCCAAGCCTGGAGCCCTGAGTGCACTGACTCGTATCCTCCTGACCCAAGCTGGTGTGGTGATTGCAGCTTGGCACTGACTCAACCAGAAGCAGCCAGattccagcagcagcacctcATGTAAGGGGTTAAACTCACTTGGGGAGTAGCACAGCAATCTGAGAACCTCCTTCTCCATTTGAGGGGACCACAACAGCTATGGCTGAGTAAGAAAAATAGGCCAAAGCCACCCACAGTCTCTCACTTTGTGAGCCTGGACTTGGGGATGCTCCAGGGAACACCTGCGCCTTAGAGCAAGGCTACACACACACTTTTCATGGGGACTTGCTACCAGACCTGACAGAAAGCGACTCCTGACCTAAGAGAGCCCAGCCAGGCCGAGCTCCGCACCAGGTCAGGACCAGCCCAGGCAGGCTCTGTGCAGAGCCACCTGCATATCCTCACCACACTTTGGGAACCTCTCCTGCCTGGGCATAGCATCATGTGGAAGCCCTGGCCCAGTTCAGTCAGCTGAAGGCACAAGGCTGGGTGTGACCGTGGTTGTGCCAAGCCAGGGCTAAGCCCTGCTCAACTGGTGCTGCTGGCTCCAAACCCTTTCCCACCTTTCCCAGGGGCCTGATTCTGCAGCAGGAGAGGCTGGCAGCTGAGCTAGCTCATGCTTGGCAGTGGCAGGATGAAGGCAATGCTGCTTCCAGAACCCAGTAGAAGCAGCAGAGCACCTGCATGCTGCTGCCTTCCAGTCCAGGCTCCCTGCCAGACTCTGGCTGGCTCTGCACATGCTGCCCCACCACTGTCCCCAGAGGCTGCACTCCTGGCAACAGCCCATGAGCCACTCGCTGCAGCATCGCACCCTGACCCAGAAACCCCAGCCTGACACTTCCACACCACCTGTACCACCCAAGTAGTGCTCAGTGTGTGAGGGGGTCACTGCAGAGGGATTGGGCCACAGTTATTGACACATATCTACAGACTAGATATCAACCTGGCAACTCACACTCTCCCTTTACCGTGCTATTGACAGAAAACAGCTCCTTCTTCAGCTTCTCTGCCATCTCACTAGAGGTCTTCCGAGCCTCCTTCAAGTTTTCATATTCCCTTCAAAGAGACCAGAAGAGGCATGCTGTTTGTGAGAGGATTGAGCTAGAACTTCTCAGAGACAAGCCAAGGCCCTTAATTTGAAGCTCTGCAACTGCAGAGCCACCAGAGAAAACCCAGGAGACAAAAAGCCCTTTAGGGAACAGAGCCAAGTGTACTGACACTGACCAACAGTGTCTCAAACATACCGCTACACCACAGGGCAGAAAAAAGCTGCATGGGATACCATGCCTGAGAACAGGGCCTGAACAGATTTCACTAGCAAAATGGAAACTGGATCCAGAGACATTTCAGTTGCTgatggaaaagacagacagacaacagAGCAGCCTCCATGCTGGCAGCAAATAGGGGACTCCGCTTTAAGTGGCTTTTCAAAGACTTCACAATATTGGCCATGCACATTCATTCCCAATTACACCACAGGGACACTTGCCTCATTTCAGCTGTGTATCAAAGCTGCAATTATTCAACTGCCATCAGAATGGACCCAAAAAAGCCGTGGTTTTGCCCAGCAGGACCAGATGGATTTCCAGGTAGGGGAGGGCAACACTGCAGATTCGCCTTGCCAGAGTGCACTTGAGGCCACAGCTGCACAGTGCAATGCAGCAGAGGGTACAACCCGGAGCTCCTCATCCACTCATTTTCCCCCAGGCATGAGAGGGGAACAGAGGGAATTAATAATCATCACCTCATATGTGCACTGACAACTCTGGAGATAGTTCCCATGGTGACATGCATGTCAACACAGTGACAACAGGAACAGTTCAGTGTGACAGGCTCCAATCTAGGTCCCCAGGATCTGTCAGTCAAAACCCAGTGGAGGCCCAAAGAGGCAGCAAGAGCCCCGCAGAGCCTGTGTGCCTGCTGATACTCAGCCAAGGGTTCTCCCTGGGCACACCCAAGACAGCACGAGCCAGCTGTGCAAAGTCTGCAGCACCTACTTTTTCAGCGAGACACAGTAGATAGCAAGCTGTTCCACCGCTGCCTGCCCAACTCCCGTCTCTCTGATCATCTCCTCCACTTCGGGGCGCTGGCTCTGAAGCAACAGCTCAATCCTGCACGTAAAGAAAGTACCATCAGAGCTGGGAAAGAGACTGGAGTCCTGCATCCCCCCAAGGAGCTGGTGCAGCCTAAGCTCCTGCTGCAGGCACTCTGGATGTCATGGGGTAAGAGACAACTGCCCCACCACAAGTAGGGCTTTTTCCTACGGAAGAGTAGCACTGCATGGACAAACTAGAGAAGGGGCAGCTGTACACACATACTGCACATGGGGCCAACATCCCAGCTCTCGGGCCCTATAGCCCCATGGCTGACTCTTCCTGGGCTGGGATTCTGCCCCAGTATCCTCTGATAACACAAACCACACATAGCCACACTCAGAGCGCTGGAGATGAGGCCAGCCTGCACACAGTACCACGCCTTGCTGCTTTTTAGGGAGAGCAGCCGTCTAGAAACATAGCAGGGGCAAGAGCATGGACGGTCAAGGGCAGGCCTGCTAATGCAGCCATTTCCAGCCATAGATGACCCAGCGTGTGGTGGTGGAtgttgcagcaggcacagcaggacccctccctccctctctgagAGGGGGAGAGGCACGCAGCCCAGCCTGCAAGGCCCAGGGAGAGCCCGGGATCTCACCGCTCCATGGTTCTCAGCTTGTTTCGCAGACGGCGGGCCTCCTCCTTTGAACTTCTGttatcctcctgctgctgctccaggaatTTCATCTGCTTCTGCAGAGAAGCAAGCACACACAGACCGTTAGAAAGGCTCCAGGGATTGTTAGAGAAACATCCTGGCTTATGCGCACTGCGGGCAGCTGGGAGCATACATTGGCTCTTAATGCTATCACCACCTCAGCAGCCCAGGATTAAGGAGAGTTTAGCTCCCTCCCCGCTGCACCCCTAGCTCTGCTCCTTGCAAACGCAGCAGGGTCTCAGTGCTAATCGCAAGATGAGTCTGGCGCTGAAACTGCATCGTAGCTTCCTTTCTGCTGGGAGCGTTTGTGGAGCTGCGCAGTACCCTGTACACAGCgacaatttgtttttcaaaagcaaaggagTCCATAGCAAGCAAACCTTGCTATTGCTTTTTCCTCCATGCACAGCTGATCCCTTTACTTTAGCCTCCCAATTCACCTTGCCATTAGCTGCCTAGAGCATAAATAGGAATGCTGAGTGAGTCTCTTCTGGGACACCTCAGCCAAACCAGACACCCACCCAGGCACTTCTCTCAGCTGCCTGGAGAGGCTGCAAGGCTACTGCAGCCAGCACCTTTCCAGGCTCTCCAGCAGCCGGCAGCAGTATCGGAGAACCTCAGCTGAGCTGAAAAAGCACAGATCTGCAGTGTGGCAGAGGACAGAGGAAAGCTGGCTTGAATTAGCACTGTTCCAACACATCTATGTTGTCTAGGTTTGTGCATGCCTGGGCACCTCACACAGCACCTTCAAAAGGCTTTGGGTCTGATTTCAGCACAGTGCTGACTCCAGGGAGAGTCATGGCCAGAGACTATTGCCTCATAAAGCTCCTTCCACACAGAAGTGAAAGGATTTTAGCTGCTTCCTGCCACAGAGACCAAACAGCTGTGAAACTGCTGGGACTTTGCAGACAGGATAGTGTTGCAGGCTCACGTGTTGCTCTTGCTTAAGCAGAGCCCATATTGGGCTCTTCCTAAGCAGAGCTCTCTATACTTTAGATCCCCAAAGCAGTCTTTTGTGCCAGGTTGGAGCAGAGTCCCTAGCCTCAGACAGTCTGAAATGGCAGCAAACTCTCACACCGAGGTTCAGTAGCAGCTGACAGTGCTAGCAGGACAGGAACGGCTTGCAGTCCGTGGGCTTGACCTGCGTCACAGCTAGTTAAGCCTGTATTTTCACTGCAGAAGTTTAGCGCTTTAATCTTTAATGATGCAGTATAAGACAGTGCTTGGCATTCAGCTGGGAAACCCCGTACACCACAGAAAAGATACCTCCAGGTTCCTAATCCTGCTGCCCTGCCCAGTTTTCATTAAAAGGACTTAAGCATACACTGAGGGTTTTGCAACTGGCATGATAACCACAGAGCCTCCTCCTGAGGTGCCAAGGGAGGAAAGCCAAGAACAGAGATATTGAGCTGAGCAGCAAGCACTAGCTTCCACTATCACAATTATTTCTGCAGGAGCAAGGAGCATCAGAAGTATCCTGCTGCTGGTATACCTGGGATCCCAGAAGCACCTCTGGCATGACAAAGGCCCAAGCTGCCTTTACACCCAAGCAAATTGGGTATAAACCCCAAGGTCAGGCAAAAAAAGTTGTGCTGGCTCACAGCAAGGCCTGTCTGGCATTAATTCCTTACTATATCTCTCCTTCTGCCCTGTGACAGCACCACATTGCTAGCACCAGGCAGAACCCCCGGACTTGTTCCTCTCAGGAAGCGCCCAGCTGCAGGTGACATACAGAAAGATGACCCACAACCCATCTACAAGCTCTCCCTGGGCCACTTGGCCTTGCAGGAACACGATGCAGTTTAGGCTATTTGGTCAGACCCGTACTCCGGTGGGCAGAGATCTTGGAGAAGTGCAGTTGACCCCTACTCTGCCTTTCAGCCTGCAGCTCAGAACCCCACCTGCCTGAACCTCATCTTCTTGGGACAGGCACGTCATCTTCACACAGTGGAGactgcccatcccatcccaccaccAAGGCAAAGTTGCTCTGCTCACTACCAGACATCCCAACAAAGCAGCTCCTGCTCTTACCCTCTTCCACTTGCTGTTTATGCACAGTACATGATCACACCCTGAGTCACTGCACGCTGAAACACAACAGGAATATTTGATCCCTGGACTTCACATATTACTAACCTAACCAAAGGAAAGCCCTGGCAACAGAACAGAGACAGGAGAGTTAGCTGGATCAAATCCCACTCGGCTGAAGCTTGCAACTCCCCCTCCATATATTTCAGTTTGATTTCTCCTCCATCAAACTAAGAAACTAATTTTCCTTGAATCCCGCCTGGCCTAAACCCATTTCAGAAGAACATTCTGCCACAGGGAGCCAATGTTTCGGCAATAGGGCGCTGGGGCCAGTTCCTGCTCTCGGTTCATGCTGCTACCTTGATGATCAGCGCTGCCACTTCATTAGCAAGGCTCAGTCAGCAtcccccaggctgggctggcgTCCCTCCCCCACTCCAGCCATGGCTGCCTTGAGCGTGCAGCCACTTGTATGCAAGCCTACAGGCCTGGCTTTTACACCTCTGAATCACCCCCAGGAGGAGCACACTCAGGACCTCAAGACCAGCGACACCACTTGCTTCAGattaataaaaccaaaatgaaaacccAGCTACACCACCCTTCTGTCATTCAGAGATCAAGCAGACAGGAGTCTCGAGGCACCAGATCCAAAATCCCACCAGCACAATCTCTTTATTAGCAGGGCCTGCAGAGATCTTCAACAAAACTAACACCGACTGTGCAATGGTTAGCGTTAAAGTCCTGCCGGGGACAGGAAAGGTACCTTGAGAGAGGAGCACAGCATCTCTGTCTCTCCCAGCACCTTCTGGAGCGACTCTATTGTGGCATTGCGCACATTCAGAGTGTCCCTCAGCCCATCCACAAGAGCCTGGCATTCCCgcttttctttctctggaaaaggtaaaaaaagaaaaaggtcatgGCCCGGTAACCCAGACTtcagctgccccacagcagcaggagcacaaCAAACAGACACAGCTTGCAGCCTCAGGCTGCTAGGAGTTGGCTATTCCTGCAGAGAGCCATTTCCCTAAGTGCTGTCTGCACCAGGGACTGTACTGAGCAATTGCTTCTCCCAGTGCCAGCAGGCTTCAAGATTTTCTTTACTAAAGATAACAAGTTCCCTTTAATAGCTTTCCAGTGCCAGCCCTGCATTAAGCTGATGCATCTTAACTCTTGCATGCTCTCACAGCCGGGCTTGCACCAGGAAAACTGTTCTCAAGTTACACCAAGCTGTCACAGGGTTGGAGAGGTGACCCCTGAGCCCATCCTCTCCACATGGAGCGTTAGGTGCAGGGAAGCCCTTCAGGGGCCATCAGGCGGCTGTGTACAGTGATCCACCATGCTGCTGCGTCACCACGCTGCTGCAAGTACC from Accipiter gentilis chromosome 23, bAccGen1.1, whole genome shotgun sequence includes:
- the TRAIP gene encoding E3 ubiquitin-protein ligase TRAIP isoform X1 produces the protein MPIRAHCTICSDFFDNERDVAAVPCGHTFHRACLIQWFDTAPSRTCPQCRIQVSKRHIISKLFFDVALEEQAAPDAETLQNELDKVKAQLSVKEKEKRECQALVDGLRDTLNVRNATIESLQKVLGETEMLCSSLKKQMKFLEQQQEDNRSSKEEARRLRNKLRTMERIELLLQSQRPEVEEMIRETGVGQAAVEQLAIYCVSLKKEYENLKEARKTSSEMAEKLKKELFSVNSTLHKTVSELEKTKEELKSTQKDLKNADKEILSLKKKIDILQDTLKVPSVTRETLSRLVFESPAPVEMRHPKLHRPAHSDEINLDATFDVDTPEHEPCRSLFNPAKRQKLDKKPLPVVNLAKKVLKETVENWADDLEDDALKGLLPAFIRNSVLSKKPASGSLLGPHKNMGTVRMGYDGLGGRTKFIQPTNLAEIRPLAVRSKKKNVSRPASAASLASSSSSSQVRLDSFLQ
- the TRAIP gene encoding E3 ubiquitin-protein ligase TRAIP isoform X2, giving the protein MPIRAHCTICSDFFDNERDVAAVPCGHTFHRACLIQWFDTAPSRTCPQCRIQVSKRHIISKLFFDVALEEQAAPDAETLQNELDKVKAQLSVKEKEKRECQALVDGLRDTLNVRNATIESLQKVLGETEMLCSSLKKQMKFLEQQQEDNRSSKEEARRLRNKLRTMERIELLLQSQRPEVEEMIRETGVGQAAVEQLAIYCVSLKKEYENLKEARKTSSEMAEKLKKELFSVNSTLHKTVSELEKTKEELKSTQKDLKNADKEILSLKKKIDILQDTLKVPSVTRETLSRLVFESPAPVEMRHPKLHRPAHSDEINLDATFDVDTPEHEPCRSLFNPAKRQKLDKKPLPVVNLAKKVLKETVENWADDLEDDALKGLLPAFIRNSVLSKKPASGSLLGPHKNMGTKTRRLKQRSD